One region of Micromonospora ureilytica genomic DNA includes:
- a CDS encoding ThuA domain-containing protein — translation MRRSLRSWLGLALSAILVAGGIVASPPTASAAPFTVLVFSKTAGFRHGSITPGIAAIQQLGAANGFTVEATEDAAQFTDANLDRFAAVIWLSTTGDVLNAAQQAAFERYITGGGGYVGVHSASDTEYDWQWYGGLVGAYFASHPAEQNVTVKVADQVHPSTATLPQRWSRFDELYNYRTNPRGNAHVLATLDESTYTGGSMGADHPISWCQNYSGGRAWYTGLGHTDASYSEANFRQHLLGGIRTAAGAVDADCGPTVTSSFQQVELAKGAAETGEPMSLTVLPDRGVLHTSRNGVIRHTDAAGNTKIAATLPVYTGDEEGLQGIKADPNFATNRWVYAYFAPPLSTPGGGAPAEGTPAQFAVWDGVNRLARFTVNADNTINLASETLILNVPTSRGMCCHVGGDMDFDAAGNLYLSTGDDTNPFDSAGFTPIDERSGRNPAFDAQRTSANSNDLRGKVLRIKPSAAGGYTIPAGNMFAPGTARTRPEVYAMGFRNPFRMSVDKATGIVYLGDYGPDAGTADPNRGPAGNVEFARIDRPGFYGWPYCTARNDAYNDYTFPSGPSGAKFNCAGGPVNNSPNNTGITQLPPAISAWLPYGGSGSPPEFTGGGLSPMGGPVYRYDPNNTSPVAFPEYYDGTYFAGEFGRRWIKNIKLDASGQPLKINPFPWTGTQVMDMEFGPDGALYVLDYGTGWFNGDANSALYRIEYAREGRAPIAKVSATPTSGTAPLTVVFSSAGTLDPDGDPFTYAWDFDNNGTTDSTAANPSFTYTTNGTRSPTLTVRDTTGKTATASVVVTVGNSAPVVTVNTPLNGQTFTFGDAVPFSVTVTDAQDGAINCARVKVNYVLGHDSHGHQLGSVQGCTGVIQTSADGEHDTAANIFGIIDAEYTDLGGGGQPALTTHTQAVLQPRVRQAEHFGDSSGVQIVAGAAGHGGAAVGYVDNNDWISFRPYNLTGVQSFSARVGAPAGGGGTVELRVDSPTGQLVGSATVVPTGGYANFATVTGGVTAPTGTRTLFLVFKGAGPWFDIDEFTLSTSPGGPGPDPDPDPDPEPGANLARGKPARASSFEGAFVAGNAFDGAAGTRWGSAFGDPQWIDVDLGATYAINRVKLTWEAAYGSGYQIQTSPDGVNFTTIRTVTGGDGGVDDLTGLSGSGRYIRLLGTTRGSAWGYSLFEFEVYGGTGSPTGGNLLLNKPTSTSSNEGADVSGAQAVDGSLTTRWSSTFSDPQWIRVDLGSATAIGRVKLTWEAAYSSAYQIQTSNDGTTWTTVKTVTGADGGVDEHAALGANGRYLRIYGTARGTGYGHSLWELEAYSS, via the coding sequence GTGCGCAGATCCCTGAGATCGTGGCTCGGCCTCGCGCTGAGCGCGATCCTCGTGGCGGGCGGCATCGTCGCCTCGCCACCCACGGCCAGCGCCGCACCGTTCACCGTGCTGGTCTTCAGCAAGACCGCCGGATTCCGGCACGGATCCATCACCCCGGGCATCGCCGCGATCCAGCAGCTCGGCGCTGCCAACGGCTTCACCGTCGAGGCCACCGAGGACGCCGCCCAGTTCACCGACGCCAACCTGGACCGGTTCGCCGCGGTGATCTGGCTCTCCACCACCGGCGACGTGCTCAACGCCGCCCAGCAGGCCGCGTTCGAGCGTTACATCACCGGCGGCGGTGGGTACGTGGGCGTGCACTCCGCCTCCGACACCGAGTACGACTGGCAGTGGTACGGGGGACTTGTCGGGGCGTACTTCGCCTCGCACCCGGCCGAGCAGAACGTCACAGTGAAGGTCGCCGACCAGGTGCACCCGTCCACCGCGACGCTGCCGCAGCGGTGGAGCCGGTTCGACGAGCTGTACAACTACCGCACCAACCCCCGGGGCAACGCGCACGTGCTGGCCACCCTGGACGAGAGCACCTACACCGGCGGGAGCATGGGCGCCGACCACCCGATCTCCTGGTGCCAGAACTACTCCGGCGGCCGAGCCTGGTACACCGGCCTGGGTCACACCGACGCGTCGTACAGCGAGGCGAACTTCCGTCAGCACCTGCTCGGCGGCATCCGCACGGCCGCCGGCGCGGTCGACGCCGACTGCGGCCCCACCGTCACCAGCAGCTTCCAGCAGGTGGAGCTGGCCAAGGGCGCGGCCGAGACCGGTGAGCCGATGAGCCTCACCGTCCTGCCTGACCGGGGCGTGCTGCACACCTCCCGCAACGGCGTGATCCGGCACACCGACGCCGCCGGCAACACCAAGATCGCTGCCACCCTGCCGGTCTACACCGGCGACGAGGAGGGTTTGCAGGGCATCAAGGCCGACCCGAACTTCGCCACCAACCGCTGGGTGTACGCCTACTTCGCCCCACCACTGAGCACCCCCGGCGGCGGCGCGCCCGCCGAGGGCACCCCGGCCCAATTCGCCGTCTGGGACGGCGTCAACCGGCTGGCCCGGTTCACAGTCAACGCCGACAACACCATCAACCTGGCCAGCGAGACGCTGATCCTCAACGTGCCGACCAGCCGCGGCATGTGCTGCCACGTCGGCGGTGACATGGACTTCGACGCGGCCGGCAACCTCTACCTGTCCACCGGTGACGACACCAACCCGTTCGACTCGGCCGGCTTCACCCCGATCGACGAGCGGTCCGGGCGCAACCCGGCGTTCGACGCGCAGCGGACCTCGGCGAACAGCAACGACCTGCGCGGCAAGGTCCTCCGGATCAAGCCGAGCGCGGCCGGCGGCTACACCATCCCGGCCGGCAACATGTTCGCCCCGGGCACCGCGCGGACCCGCCCGGAGGTCTACGCGATGGGCTTCCGCAACCCGTTCCGGATGAGCGTGGACAAGGCCACCGGCATCGTCTACCTGGGTGATTACGGCCCCGACGCGGGCACCGCCGACCCTAACCGCGGGCCGGCCGGCAACGTGGAGTTCGCGCGGATCGACAGGCCCGGCTTCTACGGCTGGCCGTACTGCACCGCCCGCAACGACGCCTACAACGACTACACCTTCCCGTCCGGACCGTCCGGGGCGAAGTTCAACTGCGCCGGTGGGCCGGTGAACAACTCGCCGAACAACACAGGCATCACCCAGCTGCCGCCGGCCATCTCGGCCTGGTTGCCGTACGGCGGCTCCGGCTCGCCGCCGGAGTTCACAGGTGGTGGCCTGTCGCCGATGGGCGGGCCGGTCTACCGGTACGACCCGAACAACACCTCGCCGGTGGCGTTCCCCGAGTACTACGACGGGACCTACTTCGCCGGTGAGTTCGGTCGCCGCTGGATCAAGAACATCAAGCTCGACGCGTCCGGCCAACCACTGAAGATCAACCCGTTCCCGTGGACCGGCACCCAGGTCATGGACATGGAGTTCGGCCCGGACGGCGCGCTCTACGTGCTCGACTACGGCACCGGCTGGTTCAACGGGGACGCCAACTCGGCGCTCTACCGCATCGAGTACGCCCGCGAGGGCCGAGCACCCATCGCCAAGGTGTCGGCGACCCCGACCAGTGGCACCGCGCCGCTGACCGTGGTCTTCTCCTCGGCCGGCACCCTCGACCCGGACGGCGACCCGTTCACCTACGCCTGGGACTTCGACAACAACGGCACCACCGACTCGACAGCCGCGAACCCGAGCTTCACGTACACCACAAACGGGACCCGAAGCCCGACGCTGACGGTCCGGGACACCACCGGCAAGACGGCCACCGCGAGCGTGGTCGTCACGGTCGGCAACAGCGCCCCGGTGGTCACCGTGAACACCCCGTTGAACGGGCAGACCTTCACCTTCGGGGACGCGGTGCCGTTCTCCGTCACCGTCACCGACGCCCAGGACGGTGCGATCAACTGCGCCCGGGTGAAGGTGAACTACGTCCTCGGCCACGACTCGCACGGCCACCAACTCGGCAGCGTGCAGGGCTGCACCGGGGTCATCCAGACCTCGGCCGACGGCGAGCACGACACTGCGGCGAACATCTTCGGCATCATCGACGCCGAGTACACCGACCTGGGCGGGGGCGGCCAGCCGGCGCTGACCACGCACACCCAGGCGGTGCTGCAACCGCGCGTGCGCCAGGCCGAGCACTTCGGTGACTCGTCCGGCGTCCAGATCGTCGCCGGGGCGGCAGGACACGGCGGCGCGGCGGTCGGCTACGTCGACAACAACGACTGGATCTCGTTCCGCCCCTACAACCTGACCGGCGTCCAGTCGTTCAGCGCCCGGGTCGGCGCACCGGCCGGCGGCGGCGGCACTGTGGAGTTGCGGGTCGACTCGCCCACCGGGCAACTGGTGGGTTCGGCGACCGTGGTGCCCACCGGCGGGTACGCCAACTTCGCCACGGTCACCGGCGGAGTCACCGCCCCGACCGGCACCCGGACGCTGTTCCTGGTGTTCAAGGGCGCAGGGCCGTGGTTCGACATCGACGAGTTCACCCTCTCCACCAGCCCCGGCGGACCCGGGCCGGACCCGGACCCGGATCCAGACCCGGAGCCGGGCGCCAACCTGGCCCGCGGTAAGCCGGCGCGGGCGTCCAGCTTCGAGGGCGCGTTCGTCGCGGGCAACGCGTTCGACGGCGCGGCCGGCACCCGGTGGGGCAGCGCGTTCGGCGACCCACAGTGGATCGACGTCGACCTCGGTGCCACGTACGCCATCAACCGGGTCAAGCTGACCTGGGAGGCGGCGTACGGCAGCGGATACCAGATCCAGACCTCGCCGGACGGTGTCAACTTCACCACGATCCGTACGGTGACCGGTGGCGACGGCGGGGTGGACGACCTGACCGGGCTCAGCGGGTCCGGCAGGTATATCCGGCTCCTCGGCACCACCCGGGGATCCGCCTGGGGCTACTCACTGTTCGAGTTCGAGGTGTACGGCGGCACCGGTAGCCCGACCGGCGGCAACCTGCTGCTGAACAAACCCACGTCGACGTCCAGCAACGAGGGAGCCGACGTGTCCGGCGCCCAGGCCGTCGACGGCAGCCTCACCACCCGCTGGTCGAGCACCTTCTCCGACCCACAGTGGATTCGGGTGGACCTGGGCAGCGCCACCGCGATCGGCCGGGTCAAGCTGACCTGGGAGGCGGCGTACAGCAGCGCGTACCAGATCCAGACCTCGAACGACGGCACCACCTGGACCACAGTGAAGACGGTGACCGGGGCCGACGGCGGCGTGGACGAGCACGCCGCGCTCGGCGCCAACGGCCGCTACCTGCGGATCTACGGCACCGCCCGGGGCACCGGATATGGCCACTCACTCTGGGAGTTGGAGGCGTACAGCAGCTGA
- a CDS encoding PadR family transcriptional regulator, giving the protein MAEAPLREPTFLVLTALAEAPMHGYAVIEDVLRISDGRVRLRAGTLYAVLDRLRADGLIEVEREEVVQSRLRRYYRLTALGARRLTEEASRLRHNADAARVRLRRSGLLTDGGAA; this is encoded by the coding sequence ATGGCTGAGGCTCCACTTCGGGAACCGACGTTCCTGGTGCTCACCGCGCTGGCGGAGGCGCCCATGCACGGGTACGCCGTCATCGAGGACGTGCTGCGCATCTCCGACGGACGGGTGCGCCTACGCGCCGGCACCCTCTACGCCGTCCTCGACCGGCTCCGCGCCGACGGCCTCATCGAGGTCGAGCGCGAAGAGGTGGTGCAGTCGCGACTGCGCCGCTACTACCGCCTCACCGCCCTGGGCGCGCGGCGGCTCACCGAAGAGGCGTCCCGCCTCCGACACAACGCGGACGCCGCTCGCGTGCGGCTGCGCCGCAGCGGCCTACTGACCGACGGGGGAGCGGCGTGA
- a CDS encoding MarR family winged helix-turn-helix transcriptional regulator, with product MTERKQDRVDAYRLLVADVYELAGESRRSSEELAREAGQTAARWHVMSVLSDGARTVASAARRLGLARQSVQRVVDDLARAEMVELHDNPDHRRAPLVTLTKGGLATLSGLLERSAADRRDAVERAGLSLSDLENARATLRRLVDALRSR from the coding sequence ATGACCGAACGGAAGCAGGACCGGGTCGACGCGTATCGGCTGCTGGTGGCAGACGTGTACGAACTGGCAGGCGAGTCTCGGCGCTCAAGCGAGGAGTTGGCCCGAGAAGCTGGACAAACTGCCGCCCGATGGCACGTGATGAGCGTGCTCTCCGATGGCGCCCGCACCGTCGCGAGCGCGGCGCGCAGACTCGGCCTCGCTCGGCAGAGCGTGCAGCGAGTGGTCGACGACCTGGCCCGAGCCGAAATGGTGGAGTTGCACGACAACCCCGATCACCGCCGCGCGCCACTTGTGACACTCACGAAAGGAGGGCTGGCCACGCTCAGCGGCCTCCTGGAACGCTCGGCCGCCGACCGCCGGGACGCCGTCGAGCGAGCCGGCCTCAGCCTCAGCGATCTCGAGAATGCGCGCGCGACGCTCCGGAGGTTGGTGGACGCCCTGCGGAGCCGCTGA
- a CDS encoding septum formation initiator, with protein sequence MRRRSILVATGWVATAAIATLIGLGAIRLVGESLTGTPGGVRSEAEIERALASPEPPSTGTTGAAPPGPGPTSPAPSANAGARRGFATDGGTAVAECGAGGVRLVSWAPAQGYRVRDVDRGPDDDVEVTFQGPTREYELKVRCIGSEPVAVADD encoded by the coding sequence ATGCGCCGTCGTTCGATCCTCGTCGCCACCGGGTGGGTGGCCACCGCCGCCATAGCGACCCTGATCGGCTTGGGCGCGATCCGGTTGGTGGGCGAGAGCCTCACCGGCACCCCGGGCGGGGTGCGCAGCGAGGCCGAGATCGAGCGGGCGCTCGCCTCACCGGAGCCACCGTCGACAGGCACCACGGGCGCCGCGCCGCCCGGGCCGGGCCCGACGAGCCCCGCGCCGAGCGCCAACGCCGGGGCCCGCCGGGGGTTCGCCACCGACGGCGGCACGGCCGTCGCCGAGTGCGGCGCCGGCGGCGTACGCCTCGTCTCCTGGGCGCCCGCGCAGGGTTACCGGGTCCGCGACGTGGACCGGGGTCCGGACGACGACGTCGAGGTCACGTTCCAGGGGCCGACCCGGGAGTACGAGTTGAAGGTGCGCTGCATCGGCTCGGAGCCGGTGGCCGTCGCCGACGACTGA